The proteins below are encoded in one region of Xenopus laevis strain J_2021 chromosome 8L, Xenopus_laevis_v10.1, whole genome shotgun sequence:
- the ca14.L gene encoding carbonic anhydrase 14, whose amino-acid sequence MSVPTTCLLARMLCLPFLILSISHVTVRGSGWTYTGHHGQENWPESYPDCGGTAQSPINIRTSNVSYDETLPPIEPEGYNTPGDQPFTLTNNGHSAQLSLPSTMELRGLPSTFRAVQLHLHWGSANKQAGSEHRLDGEEFPAELHIVHYNADKYADINEAKNKPDGLAVLGVFFEIGATDNPAYANILRHLDNIRYAGQSISVPSFNVRHLLPENLEDYFRYQGSLTTPPCYQSVLWTVFYHPVEISRSQLEKLQTTLYSTEEGVAPEVLGNNVRETQPLKPATTTECFHPSSFDATGTVGNILAIIFGIFLGIVVIGFIIYFIYRKTRKDTAGTSKSQTAPTEVKTV is encoded by the exons ATGTCTGTCCCCACTACCTGTCTACTAGCCAGGATGCTGTGCCTTCCCTTTCTCATCCTCAGCATATCCCATGTCACAGTTAGAG gtTCAGGCTGGACCTACACag GTCACCACGGGCAGGAGAACTGGCCAGAATCGTACCCTGACTGTGGAGGGACTGCCCAATCGCCAATTAATATCCGCACTAGCAATGTATCTTACGATGAGACCTTACCGCCCATAGAACCAGAAGGATACAACACTCCTGGGGACCAGCCTTTTACCCTGACCAACAACGGCCATTCAG CTCAACTCTCTCTGCCCTCCACCATGGAACTCCGAGGGCTCCCCAGCACATTCAGGGCTGTTCAACTTCATCTGCACTGGGGCAGCGCCAATAAGCAGGCAGGGTCCGAGCATCGGCTGGACGGGGAAGAGTTTCCTGCAGAG CTGCATATCGTCCATTACAATGCTGACAAGTACGCAGATATCAATGAAGCCAAGAACAAGCCGGACGGTCTGGCAGTGCTGGGAGTCTTTTTCGAG ATAGGAGCGACGGATAATCCAGCTTATGCTAATATACTGCGTCACCTGGATAACATCAGATATGCAG GACAATCTATATCCGTTCCTTCATTCAACGTGCGCCACCTACTCCCTGAGAATTTGGAAGACTATTTCCGCTACCAAGGGTCTCTGACCACCCCTCCCTGCTACCAGAGCGTGCTGTGGACCGTCTTCTACCATCCAGTGGAAATTTCCAGATCTCAG CTGGAGAAACTGCAGACAACTCTCTATTCTACGGAGGAAGGAGTCGCCCCAGAGGTGCTGGGAAACAATGTCCGAGAAACGCAACCGCTTAAACCGGCCACGACAACAGAATGTTTTC ATCCTTCTTCCTTTGACGCTACAGGTACTGTGGGGAACATCCTAGCCATCATCTTCGGGATATTCTTGGGAATTGTTGTCATTGgcttcattatctattttatcTACAGAAAGACGAG GAAAGATACGGCGGGGACTTCGAAGTCACAGACAGCCCCCACTGAGGTGAAGACCGTCTAG